A single region of the Streptomyces caelestis genome encodes:
- a CDS encoding VOC family protein yields the protein MKLDAPVTGGPCWTELGTTDLQAAQRFYTRLFGWRPETDPRQEAGGYTVAHLGDAAVAALAPLYQPSQPVAWNVSFAVTDADATAREVTEAGGTLLFGPMGVFDMGRFAVAADPGGAVFQVWQAETFPGAGLFNAPGSLGWVELYTRDPEQAVAFYRRVFGWSVNASERYTQWGVDGADFGGMVTMDDKFPPEVPAHWLPYFTVADVDATTAVVQKLGDVLMVPTSVPDGPRIAVLRDPQGAMFGVYRAGDED from the coding sequence ATGAAGCTCGACGCACCGGTGACCGGCGGGCCCTGCTGGACCGAGCTGGGGACCACCGACCTGCAGGCGGCCCAGCGGTTCTACACGAGGCTGTTCGGCTGGCGGCCCGAGACGGACCCGCGTCAGGAGGCGGGCGGTTACACCGTCGCGCACCTCGGGGACGCGGCCGTCGCCGCGCTCGCCCCGCTGTACCAGCCGTCGCAGCCGGTCGCGTGGAACGTGTCGTTCGCGGTGACCGACGCGGACGCCACCGCCCGTGAGGTGACGGAAGCGGGCGGGACGCTGCTGTTCGGGCCGATGGGCGTGTTCGACATGGGCCGTTTCGCGGTGGCCGCCGATCCGGGCGGTGCCGTGTTCCAGGTGTGGCAGGCGGAGACCTTCCCGGGCGCCGGGCTGTTCAACGCGCCCGGTTCGCTGGGCTGGGTGGAGCTGTACACCCGGGATCCCGAACAGGCCGTGGCCTTCTACAGGCGGGTGTTCGGCTGGAGCGTCAACGCCTCGGAGCGGTACACCCAGTGGGGCGTCGACGGGGCGGACTTCGGCGGCATGGTGACGATGGACGACAAGTTCCCGCCCGAGGTTCCGGCGCACTGGCTGCCGTACTTCACCGTGGCGGACGTGGACGCCACGACCGCCGTCGTCCAGAAGCTCGGCGACGTCCTGATGGTCCCCACCTCCGTCCCCGACGGACCGCGCATCGCGGTGCTGCGGGACCCGCAGGGGGCGATGTTCGGTGTGTACCGGGCGGGCGACGAGGACTGA
- a CDS encoding aldo/keto reductase produces the protein MRYTLFGKTGLRVSELSLGAMTIGDDWGWGAGKEASARIVDAYAEAGGNFIDTANNYTDGSSERILGELLQGRRDTFVLASKYTCGIRDGDVNAAGNHRKNLVQSVEASLERLRTDRLDVLWVHARDNFTPVEEVMRALDDLVRTGKVLYVGVSDWPAWEIAQANTLAELRGWTAFAGSQLRYSLLERTPERELLPQARAFDLAVLAWAPLAAGKLTGKYRRGEAGRLDTTGGDVDPREEAVISAVLEVAEQGGWSPAQVALAWLLARQGNVVPIIAATRESQLADNLASVDVRLDADALARLDEVSAVPLGFPHDFVREPAITRNIYGDRWPAIEDRRSTHRRTAHEVL, from the coding sequence GTGCGTTACACACTGTTCGGCAAGACCGGTCTGCGCGTGAGCGAGCTGAGCCTCGGCGCGATGACCATCGGCGACGACTGGGGCTGGGGTGCCGGCAAGGAGGCCAGCGCCCGGATCGTCGACGCCTACGCGGAGGCGGGCGGCAACTTCATCGACACCGCCAACAACTACACCGACGGCAGCTCGGAGCGGATCCTCGGGGAGCTGCTCCAGGGCCGCCGCGACACGTTCGTGCTGGCCAGCAAGTACACCTGCGGGATCCGCGACGGCGACGTCAACGCCGCGGGCAACCACCGCAAGAACCTGGTCCAGTCGGTCGAGGCGAGCCTGGAGCGGCTGCGCACCGACCGGCTGGACGTGCTGTGGGTCCACGCCCGGGACAACTTCACGCCGGTCGAGGAGGTCATGCGGGCCCTGGACGACCTCGTCCGCACGGGGAAGGTCCTGTACGTCGGCGTCTCGGACTGGCCGGCCTGGGAGATCGCGCAGGCCAACACCCTGGCGGAGCTGCGGGGCTGGACCGCGTTCGCCGGTTCGCAGCTGCGCTACAGCCTGCTGGAGCGGACCCCGGAACGCGAGCTGCTGCCCCAGGCCCGGGCGTTCGACCTGGCTGTGCTGGCATGGGCGCCGCTCGCGGCCGGGAAGCTCACCGGCAAGTACCGCAGGGGCGAGGCGGGGCGGCTGGACACCACGGGCGGTGACGTCGACCCGCGCGAGGAGGCGGTGATCAGTGCCGTCCTGGAAGTCGCCGAGCAGGGCGGCTGGAGCCCGGCCCAGGTGGCACTGGCCTGGCTGCTGGCCCGGCAGGGCAACGTGGTCCCGATCATCGCGGCGACCAGGGAGAGCCAGCTCGCCGACAATCTGGCCAGCGTCGACGTCCGCCTCGACGCGGATGCCCTCGCCCGCCTCGACGAGGTGAGCGCGGTGCCGCTGGGCTTCCCGCACGACTTCGTCCGCGAACCGGCCATCACCCGGAACATCTACGGCGACCGCTGGCCGGCCATCGAGGACCGCCGCTCCACGCATCGCCGCACGGCGCACGAGGTGCTCTGA
- a CDS encoding MarR family winged helix-turn-helix transcriptional regulator: MHPGLDTGPMEIIGRINRCAALLQQAEDAPLRRAGLSRPEFDLLGALRRTGHELTPGELARETFSSGAAVTKRLKQLTERGLVERRGDARDRRVAHLRLTDAGRELVDGILPAQLAYETAALSGLDGPEQGELAALLGELLGQLEGRLGALRS; the protein is encoded by the coding sequence GTGCACCCCGGGCTCGACACCGGGCCGATGGAGATCATCGGGCGGATCAACCGTTGCGCCGCCCTCCTCCAGCAGGCCGAGGACGCGCCCCTGCGCAGGGCGGGGCTCAGCCGTCCCGAGTTCGACCTGCTCGGCGCGCTGCGCCGCACCGGGCACGAGCTGACGCCCGGGGAGCTGGCCCGGGAGACCTTCTCCTCGGGCGCCGCCGTCACCAAGCGCCTCAAGCAGCTGACCGAACGCGGCCTGGTCGAACGCCGCGGCGACGCCCGCGACCGCCGTGTCGCCCACCTGCGCCTCACCGACGCCGGTCGTGAGCTCGTCGACGGCATCCTGCCTGCCCAGCTCGCCTACGAGACCGCCGCCCTGTCCGGCCTGGACGGCCCCGAGCAGGGTGAACTGGCTGCCCTGCTCGGTGAGTTGCTCGGCCAGCTGGAAGGCCGCCTGGGCGCGTTGCGGAGCTGA
- a CDS encoding FUSC family protein encodes MSSATPAPVSPPARRLPLAGVLRVGHPSDIWFKPALSVVAAIAPPSLTLLALGRLDLALYTMAGSLCALYAHNRPYAARARALVWVVLGMLGGLAAALVAASLTGSAVVLVTVGALLAAAQKVLCDTTRVGPPGHVVLTFVSSASLFAPQTLAQVPGHLALAAATGVWAWLVCMAPALVRPHGPERRATAAALKAAAAYADTGGTGEGHARARAAGYAAVQAAWQSLLSAGAPSRTRRALERLVVRAEVALAAPTDADADRLRAWAGALRGTGPVPQAGLPPAAADELLGVDAACGLWARLGPLTPLAVRTALGCALAGYASLALGIGRPYWALVTAASLYQANVALTWSRAVQRVVGNVVGVLVFAAVVPLAHLGQAALVLCCLAFSFGAELLISRNYWLGSVCVTPMALLITEFAGYQKPGELMTERIVDTVVGALVGFAAAVAVTNRRAGDRVERALTAADRARERAARLLAEPDPDAAALEAARRGLAVALVDLRATADAAAGEWWQRALPQERVVLAEQSGHRTLAATARRQGLLPDRGKDTETEDARP; translated from the coding sequence ATGAGCAGCGCGACCCCCGCCCCCGTCTCCCCGCCCGCCCGGCGTCTCCCACTGGCGGGCGTGTTGCGCGTCGGCCATCCCTCGGACATCTGGTTCAAGCCCGCGCTGAGCGTGGTCGCGGCGATCGCCCCGCCCAGCCTCACCCTGCTGGCGCTCGGCCGGCTCGACCTGGCGCTGTACACGATGGCCGGATCCCTGTGCGCGCTGTACGCCCACAACCGGCCGTACGCCGCCCGGGCCCGGGCCCTGGTGTGGGTCGTGCTCGGCATGCTCGGCGGGCTCGCCGCCGCCCTGGTGGCGGCCTCGCTCACCGGCAGCGCCGTCGTGCTGGTCACCGTCGGCGCTCTGCTGGCCGCCGCGCAGAAGGTGCTGTGCGACACCACCCGCGTCGGACCGCCCGGCCATGTCGTCCTCACGTTCGTCAGCTCCGCCTCCCTGTTCGCGCCGCAAACCCTCGCCCAGGTCCCCGGCCATCTGGCGCTGGCCGCCGCGACGGGTGTGTGGGCGTGGCTGGTCTGCATGGCACCCGCGCTGGTCCGCCCGCACGGTCCGGAGCGCCGCGCCACCGCCGCCGCGCTGAAGGCCGCCGCCGCGTACGCCGACACGGGCGGCACCGGTGAGGGCCATGCCCGGGCCCGTGCCGCGGGCTACGCCGCCGTGCAGGCCGCCTGGCAGTCGCTGCTGTCCGCCGGCGCCCCGTCCCGTACCCGGCGCGCGCTCGAACGGCTCGTCGTCCGTGCCGAGGTGGCCCTCGCCGCGCCGACGGACGCCGACGCCGACCGCCTGCGTGCGTGGGCGGGCGCGCTGCGCGGCACCGGGCCCGTCCCGCAGGCCGGGCTGCCGCCGGCAGCAGCCGACGAACTGCTCGGTGTGGACGCGGCCTGCGGCCTCTGGGCGCGGCTGGGCCCGCTGACCCCGCTCGCGGTACGCACCGCGCTCGGCTGCGCGCTCGCCGGCTACGCCTCCCTGGCCCTCGGTATCGGCCGCCCCTACTGGGCGCTGGTCACGGCCGCCTCGCTCTACCAGGCGAACGTCGCCCTGACCTGGAGCCGGGCCGTGCAGCGCGTCGTGGGCAACGTCGTCGGGGTGCTCGTCTTCGCGGCCGTCGTACCGCTCGCGCACCTGGGCCAGGCGGCCCTCGTGCTGTGCTGCCTCGCGTTCAGCTTCGGCGCCGAGCTGCTGATCAGCCGCAACTACTGGCTCGGCAGCGTCTGCGTGACCCCCATGGCGCTGCTCATCACCGAGTTCGCCGGGTACCAGAAGCCGGGCGAGCTGATGACGGAGCGGATCGTGGACACGGTCGTCGGAGCCCTGGTCGGCTTCGCCGCCGCCGTGGCCGTCACCAACCGGCGTGCCGGTGACCGCGTCGAACGCGCCCTGACCGCCGCCGACCGGGCCCGTGAGCGCGCCGCCCGCCTCCTGGCCGAGCCGGATCCCGACGCCGCCGCCCTGGAAGCCGCCCGCCGCGGACTCGCCGTCGCCCTGGTCGACCTGCGCGCCACCGCCGACGCCGCGGCCGGCGAATGGTGGCAGCGCGCCCTTCCCCAGGAGCGGGTCGTGCTCGCCGAACAGTCCGGGCACCGTACGCTCGCGGCGACGGCACGACGCCAGGGGCTGCTCCCTGACCGGGGCAAGGACACAGAGACGGAGGACGCACGGCCATGA
- a CDS encoding DUF5134 domain-containing protein codes for MHGPASSGWLLVALCAVTGAYCLVRMRSGAGEQRSAAGGEALMALGMAAMAVPAAVFTPPSWAWPAYAAVFGVAALPALWAARAGAHHLHHLVGSGAMVYMSVVMAGAPAHAHGQGGSGVPLLTGALLFYFAGYVLLTGVRLVPVAAVAGSGAGGVGPGGWGDRPELARACRLSMGISMVAMLLTL; via the coding sequence GTGCACGGACCGGCTTCGTCCGGCTGGCTGCTGGTGGCGCTCTGCGCGGTGACCGGCGCCTACTGCCTGGTGCGGATGCGCAGCGGCGCCGGGGAGCAGCGCAGCGCTGCGGGCGGCGAGGCGCTGATGGCTCTCGGGATGGCCGCGATGGCCGTGCCGGCGGCCGTGTTCACTCCGCCCTCGTGGGCCTGGCCCGCCTACGCGGCGGTGTTCGGGGTGGCCGCGCTGCCCGCGCTGTGGGCGGCGCGGGCCGGAGCCCATCACCTCCACCACCTGGTGGGGTCCGGGGCCATGGTCTACATGTCCGTCGTCATGGCCGGTGCTCCCGCACACGCGCACGGACAGGGGGGATCGGGAGTCCCGCTCCTGACGGGTGCTCTGCTGTTCTACTTCGCCGGATACGTGCTGCTGACCGGCGTCCGGCTGGTGCCGGTGGCCGCCGTGGCGGGAAGCGGGGCCGGGGGCGTCGGGCCCGGCGGCTGGGGCGACCGGCCGGAGCTGGCGCGGGCCTGCCGGCTGTCCATGGGGATCTCGATGGTCGCGATGCTGCTGACGCTGTGA
- a CDS encoding M56 family metallopeptidase: MMLPAALLLLGALIAVVAPRLLARADWPDREPVVALWVWQCVVAAVLVCCALSMTLSAAAAWHAVGGHVFATAPSPVVEAYAPGTAGPWAAATAVALAVGGLWSAAMLVREIGGARARGRRRRADLLVRAPLLPGEVAVSGRLVVLESEQPDAWWQPGTPPQLVVTTAALRRLKGRQLDAVLAHEQGHARARHDWLLNCSSALAGGFPQVPVFAAFRDEMHRLVELAADDTASRRFGRLTTALALVELNEHRGVFGPCPTPLAHVPARVHRLLTPPDRLPAARRLRLTATAALVPVVPVLVAFAPGLRALG; this comes from the coding sequence ATGATGCTCCCCGCGGCACTGTTGCTGCTCGGCGCCCTGATCGCAGTGGTCGCTCCCCGGCTGCTCGCCCGGGCGGACTGGCCGGATCGTGAGCCGGTCGTGGCGCTGTGGGTGTGGCAGTGCGTGGTGGCGGCCGTGCTCGTGTGCTGCGCGCTGTCGATGACGCTCAGCGCGGCAGCGGCCTGGCACGCGGTCGGCGGGCACGTCTTCGCGACGGCGCCGAGCCCGGTCGTCGAGGCGTACGCGCCCGGCACGGCGGGCCCCTGGGCGGCGGCCACCGCCGTGGCGCTGGCCGTCGGCGGACTGTGGAGCGCGGCGATGCTGGTCCGCGAGATCGGCGGGGCACGCGCCCGGGGCCGCCGCAGGCGTGCCGATCTGCTGGTCAGGGCGCCGCTGCTGCCGGGCGAGGTGGCCGTGTCCGGCCGGCTCGTCGTCCTGGAGAGCGAGCAGCCCGACGCCTGGTGGCAACCCGGCACTCCGCCGCAACTGGTCGTCACGACGGCCGCGTTGCGACGGCTGAAGGGCCGGCAACTGGACGCCGTGCTCGCCCACGAGCAGGGGCACGCGCGGGCCCGGCACGACTGGCTGCTGAACTGCTCCTCCGCACTGGCGGGCGGCTTTCCGCAGGTGCCGGTGTTCGCGGCGTTTCGCGACGAGATGCACCGCCTGGTCGAACTCGCCGCCGACGACACGGCGTCCCGCCGCTTCGGCCGCCTGACCACGGCCCTGGCCCTGGTCGAACTCAACGAGCACCGCGGCGTGTTCGGCCCCTGCCCGACGCCGCTGGCGCATGTCCCGGCGCGGGTGCACCGGTTGCTCACTCCCCCGGACCGTCTGCCCGCGGCACGCCGGCTGCGGCTGACGGCGACGGCCGCGCTGGTGCCCGTGGTGCCGGTGCTGGTGGCGTTCGCACCTGGGCTGCGGGCGCTGGGATAG
- a CDS encoding phosphatase PAP2 family protein, which produces MHTPTVDSPPRPQHRTAARSAGVLALCSVLLLTLVATRWSPLISADGDISATTHRWAVEESGITQACRILTDWVWDPWTMRLLCAVVVVWLVVRLAARWTAVWLALAVTLGTLFQQALKAAVDRPRPIWPDPVDSAHYAAFPSGHAMTATVVCGLLLWLLRRHGVGRAVWRTAVTVAVVSVVGVGLTRVWLGVHWPSDVVGGWLLGATVVALAVWTHEHRQPRTHPDTTAS; this is translated from the coding sequence ATGCACACCCCGACCGTCGACTCCCCGCCCCGCCCGCAGCACCGCACCGCCGCCCGGTCGGCCGGCGTCCTGGCGCTGTGCTCCGTCCTGCTACTGACCCTCGTCGCGACCAGATGGAGCCCGCTGATCAGCGCGGACGGAGACATCTCCGCCACCACCCACCGCTGGGCGGTCGAGGAATCCGGCATCACCCAGGCGTGCCGCATCCTCACGGACTGGGTGTGGGACCCGTGGACCATGCGACTGCTGTGCGCGGTCGTCGTCGTGTGGCTGGTCGTGCGGCTCGCGGCGCGCTGGACGGCGGTGTGGCTGGCGCTGGCCGTCACGCTGGGCACGCTGTTCCAGCAGGCCCTCAAGGCGGCGGTGGACCGCCCCCGTCCCATCTGGCCCGACCCTGTCGACTCGGCCCACTACGCGGCCTTCCCGTCGGGCCACGCCATGACCGCCACAGTCGTGTGCGGCCTCCTCCTGTGGCTCCTGCGCCGTCACGGCGTCGGCCGTGCCGTGTGGCGTACGGCCGTGACCGTGGCCGTCGTGTCCGTGGTCGGCGTGGGGCTGACCCGTGTCTGGCTGGGCGTCCACTGGCCGTCGGACGTGGTGGGGGGCTGGCTGCTGGGCGCGACGGTGGTGGCCCTGGCCGTGTGGACGCACGAGCACCGGCAGCCGCGCACCCACCCGGACACCACCGCCTCGTAG
- a CDS encoding HAD family hydrolase — MTAVLFDFSGTLFRVESTESWLRGVMAGAGVPCTEAELTATARALQAVGALPGGGDPARVPEELTDTWLVRDQSAALHRAAYTGLSRLVTLPDPALHDALYDRHMTPAAWTPYPDAVEVLRTLRERGIPVGVVSNIGWDLRPVFREHGLDAYIDAYVLSYEHGIQKPDPRLFATACEALGADPRRTLMVGDDRRADGGATALGCEVHFVDHLPVTDRPDGLRPVLGLVG, encoded by the coding sequence ATGACGGCTGTGCTGTTCGACTTCTCCGGAACGCTCTTCCGTGTCGAGTCCACCGAGTCCTGGCTGCGCGGCGTCATGGCCGGCGCCGGAGTCCCCTGCACCGAGGCGGAGTTGACCGCCACCGCGCGGGCGCTGCAAGCGGTCGGCGCGCTGCCGGGCGGTGGCGACCCCGCGCGGGTGCCCGAGGAACTCACCGACACCTGGCTGGTCCGGGACCAGAGCGCCGCCCTGCACCGGGCCGCCTACACCGGCCTCTCCCGCCTGGTCACGCTGCCCGACCCGGCGTTGCACGACGCGCTGTACGACCGCCATATGACACCGGCGGCGTGGACCCCGTACCCGGACGCCGTCGAGGTGCTCCGCACGCTGCGGGAGCGGGGCATCCCCGTCGGGGTGGTCAGCAACATCGGCTGGGATCTGCGCCCGGTGTTCCGCGAGCACGGCCTGGACGCCTACATCGACGCGTACGTCCTGTCGTACGAGCACGGCATCCAGAAGCCCGACCCGCGGCTGTTCGCCACCGCCTGCGAGGCGCTCGGCGCCGATCCGCGCCGGACGCTCATGGTCGGCGACGACCGCAGGGCGGACGGCGGGGCCACCGCCCTGGGCTGCGAGGTGCACTTCGTGGACCACCTGCCGGTGACCGACCGGCCGGACGGACTGCGTCCGGTCCTGGGCCTGGTGGGTTGA
- a CDS encoding TetR/AcrR family transcriptional regulator, which yields MCPRSASVNEQLRRRSKERLLQAAIELVGERGFEATTLGDIADRAGSARGLVSYYFPGKRQLVQSAVHRLMHRTLEEALEREPRTEDGRERMARAIDAILGLARDRPVLMRQHMAGLLQAEGFVPCPEQRRLAELLRDTVARHGSRDVDSDYPMLRALLMGAVYAALVPGVPMPVPVLRAELFKRYQLDWELGLPPETGASGGRSDRDLSRFFATGAAPQCGPTGQPK from the coding sequence ATGTGCCCGCGCAGCGCCTCGGTCAATGAACAGTTGCGGAGGCGTTCGAAGGAGCGACTTCTCCAGGCGGCGATCGAGCTGGTCGGCGAGCGCGGCTTCGAGGCCACGACGCTCGGTGACATCGCCGACCGGGCGGGCTCGGCCCGCGGGCTGGTCTCGTACTACTTCCCGGGCAAACGCCAGCTCGTGCAGTCCGCCGTGCACCGGCTGATGCACCGCACGCTGGAGGAGGCGCTGGAGCGCGAGCCGCGTACCGAGGACGGCCGGGAGCGGATGGCCCGGGCCATCGACGCGATCCTGGGCCTGGCCAGGGACCGGCCCGTGCTCATGCGCCAGCACATGGCGGGGCTGTTGCAGGCCGAGGGCTTCGTACCCTGCCCGGAACAGCGGCGCTTGGCCGAACTGCTGCGGGACACCGTCGCCCGGCACGGGTCGCGGGACGTCGACAGCGACTACCCGATGCTGCGCGCCCTGCTGATGGGTGCCGTGTACGCCGCCCTGGTGCCGGGGGTGCCGATGCCGGTCCCGGTGCTGCGGGCCGAGCTGTTCAAGCGCTACCAGCTCGACTGGGAGCTTGGCCTCCCGCCGGAGACCGGAGCCTCCGGCGGGCGGAGTGACAGGGATCTGTCGCGGTTCTTCGCGACCGGTGCCGCACCGCAGTGCGGTCCGACGGGTCAGCCGAAGTAG
- a CDS encoding LVIVD repeat-containing protein, whose translation MILLNDRRTRRRRLGAGAIAGGLLAALLVAAPAGATPDPGDAPPTPKEVSESARAEAREAIANGEIPGQDEIVHSANIEHVANIPKDVLPGINTDLAFQGRYAFAGNYDGFRIFDIGDPRAPKTVAQVLCPGSQNDISVSGDLLFLSTDSSRSDSSCSSTTQPATEKSSWEGMKVFDISDKRNPRYVAAVETACGSHTHTLVPERRNVYVYVSSYAPNAAYPDCRPPHDGISVIKVPRNAPEKAAVVGFPVLFPGEGPDGGGNPGGPANPGVSKTTGCHDITVLPSKDLAAGACMGDGILFSVKDPERPKVIDRVQDNVNFSFWHSATFNQKANKVVFTDELGGGPAATCNAATGPNRGADGIYDIVGKGDERKLVFRTYFKISRHQADTENCVAHNGSLIPVKGRDLMVQAWYQGGVSVWEFTDSSKPREIAYFERGPASTDRLTFGGSWSAYYYNGYIYSNEITKGFDVLKIKDRRTDPARWIHLRELNVQTQPDYFG comes from the coding sequence GTGATCCTGTTGAACGACCGCAGAACACGCCGCAGACGCCTGGGAGCCGGCGCGATCGCCGGCGGACTGCTGGCCGCGCTCCTCGTGGCGGCGCCGGCAGGGGCCACCCCCGACCCGGGGGACGCGCCGCCCACGCCGAAGGAGGTCTCCGAGAGCGCGCGGGCCGAGGCGCGCGAGGCCATCGCGAACGGCGAGATACCCGGCCAGGACGAGATCGTCCACTCCGCCAACATCGAGCACGTCGCCAACATCCCCAAGGACGTGCTGCCCGGCATCAACACGGACCTGGCCTTCCAGGGCAGGTACGCCTTCGCCGGCAACTACGACGGCTTCCGCATCTTCGACATCGGCGATCCCAGGGCACCGAAGACGGTCGCGCAGGTGCTGTGCCCGGGCTCGCAGAACGACATCTCCGTCTCCGGCGACCTGCTGTTCCTGTCCACCGACTCCTCGCGCAGCGACAGCAGTTGCAGCAGTACCACACAGCCGGCGACCGAGAAGTCCTCGTGGGAGGGCATGAAGGTCTTCGACATCAGCGACAAGCGGAACCCGAGGTACGTCGCCGCCGTCGAGACCGCCTGCGGCTCGCACACCCACACGCTGGTGCCCGAGCGCCGCAACGTCTACGTCTACGTCTCCTCGTACGCGCCGAACGCCGCCTACCCCGACTGCCGGCCGCCGCACGACGGCATCTCCGTCATCAAGGTGCCGCGCAACGCCCCCGAGAAGGCGGCGGTCGTGGGCTTCCCCGTGTTGTTCCCCGGTGAGGGGCCGGACGGCGGCGGCAATCCGGGCGGGCCCGCCAATCCGGGCGTCTCCAAGACCACCGGCTGCCACGACATCACCGTGCTGCCCTCAAAGGACCTGGCCGCGGGCGCCTGCATGGGGGACGGCATCCTGTTCTCCGTCAAGGACCCGGAGCGCCCGAAGGTCATCGACCGGGTGCAGGACAACGTCAACTTCTCCTTCTGGCACTCGGCGACCTTCAACCAGAAGGCGAACAAGGTCGTGTTCACCGACGAGCTGGGCGGCGGCCCCGCGGCCACCTGCAACGCGGCGACCGGCCCGAACCGCGGTGCCGACGGCATCTACGACATCGTCGGCAAGGGCGACGAGCGCAAGCTCGTCTTCCGCACCTACTTCAAGATCTCCCGCCACCAGGCGGACACCGAGAACTGCGTGGCCCACAACGGCTCGCTGATCCCGGTGAAGGGCAGGGACCTGATGGTCCAGGCCTGGTACCAGGGCGGTGTGTCCGTCTGGGAGTTCACCGACTCGTCGAAGCCCAGGGAGATCGCCTACTTCGAACGCGGCCCGGCGAGCACCGACCGGCTGACCTTCGGCGGTTCGTGGTCGGCTTACTACTACAACGGCTACATCTACTCGAACGAGATCACCAAGGGCTTCGACGTCCTGAAGATCAAGGACCGGCGCACGGACCCGGCACGGTGGATCCACCTGCGGGAGCTCAACGTCCAGACACAGCCGGACTACTTCGGCTGA
- a CDS encoding DUF305 domain-containing protein: MLFRRASRTSAVTTGLVALAALTAGGCDSGPDRKPAAADGPAVIAPGEPGEANRTLSAEEAADQHSENDSPNSADVSYARMMIDHHAQALVMTELAPRRAESAQVKRIAERIAAAQKPEIEAMKGWLKSHGKPLKAERHEHAVMPGMATEAQLNELRAAGGKTFDQLFLTLMTTHHQGAITMATDVKGQGNNIRIEEMADEVIAQQTSEITRMRDML; the protein is encoded by the coding sequence GTGCTCTTCCGTCGCGCGTCCCGTACGTCCGCCGTCACGACGGGGCTGGTCGCCCTGGCCGCCCTCACGGCCGGGGGCTGCGACTCCGGTCCGGACCGGAAGCCGGCCGCCGCGGACGGGCCTGCCGTGATCGCGCCGGGTGAGCCCGGCGAGGCGAACCGCACCCTGTCGGCCGAGGAGGCCGCCGACCAGCACTCGGAGAACGACTCCCCCAACTCGGCGGATGTCTCCTACGCCCGCATGATGATCGACCACCACGCCCAGGCTCTGGTGATGACCGAACTCGCCCCGCGGCGCGCCGAGTCGGCGCAGGTGAAACGGATCGCCGAACGGATCGCCGCCGCCCAGAAGCCGGAGATCGAGGCCATGAAGGGCTGGCTGAAGTCGCACGGCAAGCCACTGAAGGCAGAGCGGCACGAGCACGCCGTGATGCCCGGGATGGCCACCGAGGCACAACTGAACGAGCTCCGCGCCGCCGGCGGGAAGACGTTCGACCAGCTCTTCCTGACGCTGATGACGACCCATCACCAGGGCGCGATCACGATGGCCACCGACGTGAAGGGACAGGGCAACAACATCCGGATCGAGGAGATGGCCGACGAGGTGATCGCCCAGCAGACGAGCGAGATCACACGGATGCGGGACATGCTCTAG
- a CDS encoding DUF6214 family protein, which produces MLEASFLNLSDRSPVDSAVSVRPAWEVRENGDATRWFDVRLAFTDGAHVDALAVVAGGCVGVEDVRAQPALSLDDLAVLADWIEDSLAEACCAGAATAPEDRGGRGRRARPAWPLGAQGRWLVAQEYRAAQRDGADPVLAVMCATGHSRRKSLRLIGQARDAGLLTARRARR; this is translated from the coding sequence ATGCTGGAAGCATCCTTTCTCAATCTTTCTGATCGCTCGCCGGTGGACAGCGCGGTGTCCGTGCGGCCCGCGTGGGAAGTGCGGGAGAACGGGGACGCCACGCGGTGGTTCGACGTCCGGCTGGCCTTCACGGACGGCGCCCACGTCGACGCACTGGCCGTCGTGGCCGGGGGATGCGTCGGCGTCGAGGACGTACGGGCGCAGCCCGCGCTGTCTCTCGACGACCTGGCGGTGCTCGCCGACTGGATCGAGGACTCGCTGGCCGAGGCGTGCTGCGCCGGTGCCGCGACGGCTCCCGAGGACCGGGGAGGCCGGGGGCGGCGTGCCCGGCCGGCCTGGCCGCTCGGTGCGCAGGGGCGGTGGCTGGTCGCGCAGGAGTACCGCGCGGCCCAGCGGGACGGTGCCGATCCGGTCCTCGCCGTGATGTGCGCGACCGGGCACAGCCGCCGCAAGTCCCTCAGGCTGATCGGCCAGGCCCGGGACGCCGGGCTCCTGACGGCGCGCCGCGCCCGGCGCTGA